One window of Streptomyces sp. SUK 48 genomic DNA carries:
- a CDS encoding fumarylacetoacetate hydrolase family protein, with the protein MRITRTGTSTGDHGIAVHHRDQWFDLSDIPGYADTTRIGDLLGETESPELARALERNADAHLPAPPDLDLAPTVVDPGADIWGAGLNYRRHSEDLESEQPRSGPGSYLRPANCLIGNGDHIELPRQSRRVTAEAELGLVIKTACKDVDRADWRSVVAGVTAVLDMTAEDVIRENPRHIPWAKGFDTFCSVGPLLVTLDEFDDDDLTALRIATVRNGETIAAATPADMKFGLDRLVEYFSAGRTLEAGTVICTGTPGAAVIGAGDTVQAVVQDVGTLTHPVRQQGAGRHEARFPAVHSEGG; encoded by the coding sequence ATGAGAATCACCAGGACCGGCACGTCCACCGGTGACCACGGCATCGCCGTCCACCACCGCGACCAGTGGTTCGACCTGTCCGACATACCCGGCTACGCCGACACGACCCGGATCGGCGACCTGCTCGGCGAGACCGAGTCACCGGAGCTGGCCCGCGCCCTCGAACGGAACGCGGATGCCCACCTCCCCGCACCACCCGACCTCGATCTCGCCCCCACGGTCGTCGACCCCGGAGCCGACATCTGGGGCGCCGGCCTCAACTACCGGCGCCACTCCGAGGACCTGGAGTCCGAGCAGCCCCGCTCCGGGCCCGGCTCCTATCTGCGTCCCGCCAACTGCCTGATCGGCAACGGCGACCACATCGAACTGCCCCGGCAGTCCCGGCGGGTCACCGCGGAGGCCGAACTCGGCCTGGTCATCAAGACCGCCTGCAAGGACGTCGACCGCGCCGACTGGCGTTCCGTCGTGGCGGGCGTCACCGCCGTCCTCGACATGACGGCCGAGGACGTCATCCGCGAGAACCCCCGGCACATCCCCTGGGCCAAGGGGTTCGACACCTTCTGCAGTGTCGGCCCCCTCCTGGTCACACTCGACGAGTTCGACGACGACGACCTCACCGCCCTGCGCATCGCCACCGTCCGCAACGGAGAGACGATCGCCGCCGCCACCCCCGCCGACATGAAGTTCGGCCTGGACCGCCTGGTGGAGTACTTCAGCGCGGGACGCACCCTCGAGGCCGGCACCGTCATCTGCACCGGTACCCCCGGAGCTGCGGTCATCGGCGCCGGGGACACGGTGCAGGCGGTCGTGCAGGACGTCGGCACGCTCACCCATCCCGTCCGGCAGCAAGGGGCGGGCCGCCACGAGGCACGGTTCCCGGCAGTCCACAGCGAAGGAGGGTGA
- the asnB gene encoding asparagine synthase (glutamine-hydrolyzing) — MCGLCGTYAPDKTLDRSVAAAMHTRLVHRGPDETYSLDTPTLSAKLGRLGMTALKDGWQPAEDPSGRYTALTNGEIYNTAELRALLGGAPPDNRLDVAVLPELFARYGPAGLARVDGQFATVIHDRADDTLYLGRDRFGICPLFYAVLGTQVHFCSELKSLVRSVPRAWRLDLGAVDQYLALGNIVAPRTLVEDVRAVPPGCVVRFGEGEPETVRYWRYGDFEPADRPVTGEEIRAAVERSVADRLRADVEIGAYLSGGFDSSTLVLEAARARGKPTRTYSVLFDDAALDEGRFQREVAEAVGSEHHQVRCTPAHVAAEFEDMVRHCCYPQRETYNVAALMLARKVRRTGLKGVISGEGADELFFGYDSYAFDGARRKPPEPHAENEQAWGRADFSWETDPARTARRRELCLAPQALRELPGREYWRDRLIPFDDRETAALTPMQLRSVADVYVQLSGHLLGDHGDMMLMANSVEGRYPFLGEPVVELALGISDERKVADFEGKACLKEAYAGIVPERVLHRAKQGFTAYGLADTADEPTMARWRDLVAATGVFRPDALTALAADPTPTSGTSG, encoded by the coding sequence ATGTGCGGCCTGTGCGGGACCTACGCCCCGGACAAGACCCTGGACCGGTCCGTCGCCGCCGCGATGCACACCAGGCTGGTGCACCGCGGACCGGACGAGACCTACTCCCTGGACACACCCACCCTCTCCGCCAAGCTCGGCCGGCTCGGGATGACCGCGCTGAAGGACGGCTGGCAGCCGGCCGAGGACCCGAGCGGCCGGTACACGGCCCTGACGAACGGCGAGATCTACAACACCGCCGAACTGCGCGCCCTGCTCGGCGGCGCCCCGCCCGACAACCGGCTCGACGTCGCCGTACTGCCCGAACTGTTCGCCCGCTACGGGCCCGCCGGACTGGCCCGTGTCGACGGCCAGTTCGCCACCGTCATCCACGACCGGGCCGACGACACCCTCTACCTGGGCCGGGACCGCTTCGGTATCTGCCCCCTCTTCTACGCCGTGCTCGGCACCCAGGTGCACTTCTGCTCCGAACTGAAGTCGCTGGTGCGCAGCGTGCCGCGTGCCTGGCGGCTCGACCTCGGCGCGGTCGACCAGTACCTGGCGCTCGGCAACATCGTGGCGCCGCGGACCCTGGTCGAGGACGTGCGCGCCGTGCCCCCCGGCTGCGTGGTCCGCTTCGGCGAGGGGGAGCCCGAGACCGTGCGCTACTGGCGGTACGGGGACTTCGAACCGGCCGACCGCCCCGTCACCGGGGAGGAGATCCGCGCGGCCGTGGAACGCTCGGTGGCGGACCGGCTGCGCGCGGACGTCGAGATCGGCGCCTACCTCAGCGGCGGCTTCGACTCCAGCACGCTCGTGCTGGAGGCCGCCCGCGCCCGCGGGAAACCCACCCGTACGTACTCCGTGCTCTTCGACGACGCCGCGCTCGACGAGGGACGCTTCCAGCGCGAGGTCGCCGAGGCCGTGGGCAGCGAGCACCACCAGGTGCGCTGCACCCCGGCCCATGTCGCCGCCGAGTTCGAGGACATGGTGCGCCACTGCTGCTATCCGCAGCGGGAGACCTACAACGTCGCGGCCCTGATGCTCGCCCGGAAGGTCCGGCGCACCGGACTCAAGGGCGTGATCTCCGGCGAGGGCGCCGACGAGCTGTTCTTCGGCTACGACTCCTACGCGTTCGACGGCGCCCGCAGAAAACCGCCCGAGCCGCACGCCGAGAACGAACAGGCGTGGGGGAGGGCCGACTTCTCCTGGGAGACCGACCCCGCCCGCACCGCCCGCCGGCGGGAGCTGTGCCTCGCCCCGCAGGCGCTGCGGGAACTGCCCGGCCGGGAGTACTGGCGGGACCGGCTCATCCCGTTCGACGACCGGGAGACCGCCGCGCTGACCCCGATGCAACTGCGTTCGGTCGCCGACGTGTACGTGCAGCTGAGCGGACATCTCCTCGGCGACCACGGCGACATGATGCTCATGGCGAACTCCGTGGAGGGCCGCTACCCCTTCCTCGGGGAACCCGTCGTCGAGCTGGCCCTCGGCATCTCCGACGAGCGCAAGGTGGCCGACTTCGAGGGCAAGGCGTGCCTGAAGGAGGCTTACGCCGGCATCGTGCCCGAACGCGTCCTGCACCGCGCCAAACAGGGCTTCACGGCCTACGGACTCGCCGACACGGCCGACGAGCCGACCATGGCGCGCTGGCGGGACCTGGTCGCGGCCACCGGCGTCTTCCGCCCCGACGCGCTGACCGCCCTGGCCGCCGACCCCACCCCGACAAGTGGGACGTCCGGCTGA
- a CDS encoding AMP-binding protein has product MTDTWHELLHGPRWSAADTVWVEDGTEYSWADVDRLAAAVEAAVRAEGPARVVVVRSRDRLGCFAGQLGVWRAGSVAVADDHTLTEPDLDRVRPDLTLTVSAGPHPSVEPAGRPDERLPPDRLPAEVVAVNYTSGSTGTRKAVAVTRGNLLALFGCRDLDVPASGRLTAGGFATPTYDGWWFDTWRTVAAGGRVICLPHVNDDVFAWPGLTRTYGIGRLLLPAAVLATVVEVLPEAVADVPRLFSGGEQFRMSTYRQAKEAGLHRRLVNLYGPTEATFATHHYRLPADLDAPAVPIGRPLDGCRQLLRPPQDGPPDVRELVVHGPSVCLGYIDGGVMTRRFRDADGVPSYDTGDLVRVDGDGDLVFAGRLDGGVKVNGMRVDTADLEQRVTALPRVRDCRVVQQERHTVAFVRTDRATLGDPAARSRIETVVQGFSPAIGVRLVDRYPVRAGGKVDAPALMDHYRTTDRAEET; this is encoded by the coding sequence ATGACGGACACCTGGCACGAGCTGCTGCACGGCCCGCGATGGTCCGCCGCGGACACCGTGTGGGTCGAGGACGGCACCGAGTACAGCTGGGCGGACGTCGACCGGCTCGCCGCGGCGGTGGAGGCCGCCGTCCGCGCCGAGGGCCCGGCCCGGGTGGTCGTCGTACGCTCGCGGGACCGGCTCGGCTGCTTCGCGGGACAGCTGGGCGTCTGGCGCGCCGGCTCCGTGGCCGTCGCCGACGACCACACCCTCACCGAGCCGGACCTCGACCGCGTCCGGCCCGACCTCACCCTCACCGTGTCGGCGGGCCCGCACCCGTCCGTCGAGCCCGCCGGGCGCCCGGACGAGCGGCTGCCCCCGGACCGGCTCCCCGCCGAGGTCGTCGCCGTCAACTACACCTCCGGCAGCACCGGCACCCGCAAGGCCGTCGCGGTCACCCGCGGCAACCTGCTGGCGCTGTTCGGCTGCCGTGACCTGGACGTACCCGCATCCGGCCGGCTCACGGCCGGCGGCTTCGCCACCCCGACCTACGACGGCTGGTGGTTCGACACCTGGCGCACGGTGGCCGCGGGCGGGCGTGTGATCTGCCTGCCCCACGTCAACGACGACGTCTTCGCCTGGCCCGGCCTCACACGGACGTACGGCATCGGCCGGCTGCTGCTGCCGGCCGCGGTGCTCGCCACGGTCGTCGAGGTGCTGCCCGAGGCCGTCGCCGACGTCCCCCGCCTGTTCAGCGGCGGCGAGCAGTTCCGGATGTCGACGTACCGGCAGGCGAAGGAGGCGGGCCTGCACCGGCGCCTCGTCAACCTGTACGGGCCGACCGAGGCCACCTTCGCCACCCACCACTACCGCCTTCCCGCCGACCTCGACGCACCGGCCGTACCCATCGGCCGGCCGCTGGACGGGTGCCGGCAACTGCTGCGCCCACCGCAGGACGGGCCGCCCGACGTCCGCGAACTGGTCGTACACGGACCGTCCGTCTGCCTGGGCTACATCGACGGGGGCGTCATGACCCGCCGGTTCCGCGACGCGGACGGCGTGCCGTCGTACGACACCGGGGACCTGGTGCGCGTCGACGGCGACGGCGACCTCGTGTTCGCCGGGCGGCTGGACGGCGGGGTCAAGGTCAACGGGATGCGGGTCGACACGGCCGACCTGGAACAGCGGGTCACCGCCCTGCCCCGGGTGCGCGACTGCCGGGTCGTCCAGCAGGAACGGCACACCGTGGCCTTCGTCCGGACCGACCGGGCCACGCTCGGGGACCCGGCCGCCCGGTCGCGGATCGAGACCGTCGTCCAGGGCTTCTCACCCGCGATCGGCGTCCGCCTGGTGGACCGCTATCCGGTCCGGGCCGGCGGCAAGGTCGACGCCCCCGCCTTGATGGACCACTACCGAACGACAGACAGGGCCGAGGAGACATGA
- a CDS encoding acyl carrier protein: MTDISPAAITDCVRTVLDRELADDTDIFAAGVDSLAVLRCRALLKERTGVKVPGHVFFEGRTPARIAGLIGGPHARR, translated from the coding sequence ATGACAGACATCTCACCAGCTGCCATCACCGACTGCGTACGCACCGTACTCGACCGCGAACTCGCCGACGACACCGACATATTCGCCGCCGGCGTCGACTCGCTGGCCGTGCTGCGCTGCCGCGCCCTGCTGAAGGAGCGCACCGGGGTCAAGGTCCCCGGACACGTCTTCTTCGAGGGCCGCACCCCGGCGCGCATCGCCGGCCTGATCGGAGGCCCGCATGCACGTCGTTGA
- a CDS encoding non-ribosomal peptide synthetase has translation MTATAPAVLDGFDRAVREHPDDEALRTVSSVLTYRELGGRTDEFAHRLRQRTRPDECVAVLGTRGAAAIVALIGALKARRPFVFVDERDSDASNTAKTGLMGVRLLARGPGGDDGADDGDVELTELPAAWRTAAGPAEPRRLPFADGEIGYAIQTSGSTGTPKCVLVRSAPLAPVVRDHITRLSIGPGSRTLQFARLTFDGCLTEILWTLTAGACLVVVDEKRLAPGAVLADTLERFGITHLKTTPFALTVTEPTDGMRLEHVVNGGGPCRPAVVRAWSKAASFHNAYGLTETTVCNLLSDALDPDECRDAVPLGELVGDCAYLLRDPRTGAIGPGVRQGELVVTGASVAAGYLTEEGVTPLPGPAGTGGYATGDIVELRDGRLYFVERLDRQVKVRGYRLDPGEIEAAVCRHPDVREAVVVAEAHTDVSEARTDTAEAPTDAAEAHPADDPAADTLVCYYQGSADPRTLRGHLDGLLDPYKIPSVLERVDVFPSTPNGKIDRDALRTRRHARTAPEDAPDGPDDQLLHLVRTLTGVRDARLEDNFFELGGDSASAVVLVTGMKKLGWTDAGVRDVLRAEDLRVLADRLRERSV, from the coding sequence ATGACAGCCACAGCACCAGCGGTGCTCGACGGATTCGACCGCGCCGTGCGGGAGCATCCGGACGACGAGGCGCTGCGCACCGTGAGTTCCGTCCTGACCTACCGCGAACTGGGCGGCCGGACCGACGAGTTCGCCCACCGGTTACGGCAGCGGACCCGCCCGGACGAATGCGTCGCGGTGCTCGGCACCCGTGGCGCGGCGGCGATCGTCGCCCTGATCGGCGCGCTGAAGGCACGGCGGCCGTTCGTCTTCGTCGACGAGCGGGACAGCGACGCCTCCAACACCGCCAAGACCGGCCTCATGGGCGTCCGGCTGCTGGCCCGCGGCCCGGGTGGTGACGACGGCGCCGACGACGGCGACGTGGAACTCACCGAACTGCCCGCCGCCTGGCGCACCGCGGCCGGCCCGGCCGAGCCGCGCCGGCTGCCCTTCGCGGACGGCGAGATCGGATACGCGATCCAGACTTCGGGCTCCACCGGCACCCCCAAGTGCGTCCTCGTCCGGTCCGCCCCGCTCGCCCCGGTCGTCCGCGACCACATCACCCGGCTGTCGATCGGACCGGGCAGTCGCACCCTCCAGTTCGCCCGCCTCACCTTCGACGGCTGCCTCACCGAGATCCTGTGGACGCTCACCGCCGGCGCCTGCCTCGTCGTCGTGGACGAGAAGCGTCTCGCGCCGGGCGCCGTCCTCGCCGACACCCTCGAACGGTTCGGGATCACCCACCTCAAGACGACACCGTTCGCCCTGACGGTCACCGAACCCACCGACGGGATGCGCCTGGAGCACGTCGTCAACGGGGGCGGCCCGTGCCGCCCGGCCGTGGTCCGCGCCTGGTCCAAGGCGGCGAGCTTCCACAACGCCTACGGCCTGACCGAGACCACCGTCTGCAACCTGCTCAGCGACGCCCTCGACCCGGACGAGTGCCGGGACGCCGTGCCGCTGGGCGAACTCGTGGGCGATTGCGCGTACCTCCTGCGCGACCCCCGTACGGGAGCGATCGGGCCCGGCGTCCGGCAGGGCGAACTGGTCGTCACCGGCGCCTCCGTGGCCGCCGGCTACCTCACCGAGGAGGGCGTCACCCCGCTGCCCGGACCCGCCGGGACGGGCGGCTACGCCACCGGTGACATCGTCGAACTCCGCGACGGGCGGCTGTACTTCGTGGAGCGGCTGGACCGTCAGGTGAAGGTGCGCGGCTACCGGCTCGACCCCGGCGAGATCGAGGCCGCGGTGTGCCGCCACCCGGATGTGCGGGAGGCCGTGGTCGTGGCCGAGGCCCACACCGACGTGTCCGAGGCCCGTACCGACACAGCCGAAGCCCCCACCGACGCGGCCGAGGCCCACCCCGCCGACGACCCCGCCGCCGACACCCTCGTCTGCTACTACCAGGGCAGCGCCGACCCGCGCACCCTGCGCGGGCACCTCGACGGCCTCCTCGACCCGTACAAGATCCCGTCCGTGCTGGAGCGCGTCGACGTCTTCCCCAGCACCCCCAACGGCAAGATCGACCGGGACGCCCTGCGCACCCGGCGGCACGCCCGCACCGCCCCCGAGGACGCCCCCGACGGCCCGGACGACCAACTGCTGCACCTCGTACGCACGCTCACCGGCGTGCGGGACGCGCGGCTGGAGGACAACTTCTTCGAGCTGGGCGGCGACTCCGCCTCGGCCGTCGTCCTGGTGACCGGCATGAAGAAGCTCGGCTGGACCGACGCCGGCGTCCGCGACGTGCTCCGGGCGGAGGACCTGCGGGTCCTCGCCGACCGGCTGCGGGAACGGAGCGTGTGA
- a CDS encoding maleylpyruvate isomerase family mycothiol-dependent enzyme — translation MTKTLDFPELLRLIDERSAAFRAAVASAPSLDVRVPTCPEWTLLDLVHHLGGGRRAWAATVAAGPDASGKSAGEGLAAPQEREALLAWLAESTRQMLDALREAGPERGCWTWWGASQSPRTCGAVARHQLQEVAMHTYDAQLAVGAPEPLPEEVALDGVEDFLFTCCTTTVAWPHKAAVVDYHATEGGSWRQSLSVDGSRAFRLPESGPAAGEDSEPVDVSVRGTASDLVLAFYGRIPLDSLKLEGDRHLFDLLDEWDME, via the coding sequence GTGACCAAGACCTTGGACTTCCCTGAGCTGCTGCGCCTGATCGACGAGCGGTCGGCCGCCTTCCGGGCCGCGGTCGCCTCCGCGCCCAGCCTCGATGTGCGGGTGCCGACCTGCCCCGAGTGGACGCTGCTCGACCTGGTCCACCATCTGGGCGGCGGGCGGCGCGCCTGGGCCGCCACGGTCGCGGCTGGGCCGGACGCCTCGGGCAAGTCGGCGGGGGAGGGCCTGGCCGCACCGCAGGAGCGCGAGGCCCTGCTCGCCTGGCTGGCCGAGTCGACGCGGCAGATGCTCGACGCGTTGCGGGAGGCCGGCCCGGAGCGCGGTTGCTGGACGTGGTGGGGCGCGTCGCAGTCGCCGCGGACCTGCGGCGCCGTCGCCCGGCACCAGCTCCAGGAAGTCGCGATGCACACCTATGACGCCCAGCTCGCCGTGGGCGCCCCGGAGCCGCTGCCGGAGGAGGTGGCGCTTGATGGGGTCGAGGACTTCCTGTTCACCTGCTGCACCACGACGGTCGCTTGGCCGCACAAGGCCGCCGTCGTCGACTATCACGCCACCGAGGGCGGCTCCTGGCGCCAGTCGCTCTCCGTCGACGGTTCGCGGGCCTTCCGTCTGCCCGAATCCGGCCCTGCTGCCGGCGAGGACTCGGAGCCGGTCGACGTCTCCGTCCGGGGTACGGCGAGCGACCTGGTCCTGGCCTTCTACGGTCGCATCCCGCTGGACTCCCTGAAGCTCGAAGGCGACCGGCACCTCTTCGACCTGCTGGATGAGTGGGACATGGAGTAG
- a CDS encoding RidA family protein translates to MTVRTIDIPEDNPVFGETTSAFAGFGYSAAVRAQGLLFIAGTIGRRADGTIPDTIEEQTEIALGKIEEILRLENLDMSALVDVTSYHVDIRSHLPGFVEAKRRLVQAPYPTWTIIGVSGLASPGLLVEIRATAAYPEAQR, encoded by the coding sequence ATGACGGTCCGCACCATCGACATCCCCGAGGACAACCCGGTCTTCGGAGAGACCACCAGCGCCTTCGCCGGCTTCGGCTACTCCGCCGCGGTCCGCGCGCAGGGCCTCTTGTTCATCGCCGGGACGATCGGTCGCCGCGCCGACGGAACCATCCCGGACACCATCGAGGAGCAGACCGAGATCGCCCTCGGGAAGATCGAGGAGATCCTCCGGCTGGAGAACCTCGACATGTCCGCCCTCGTCGACGTCACCAGCTACCACGTCGATATCCGCAGCCATCTGCCCGGCTTCGTCGAGGCCAAGCGGCGGCTCGTCCAAGCGCCCTACCCGACCTGGACGATCATCGGGGTCAGCGGCCTCGCCAGCCCCGGACTCCTCGTCGAGATCCGCGCGACCGCGGCCTATCCCGAGGCACAGCGGTAG
- a CDS encoding cytosine permease translates to MAGMVEQRSIDVVPDAERHGNAFSQFTLWLGANLQITAVVTGALAVVFGGGVLWSLVGLLLGNLLGGAVMALHSAQGPRLGLPQMISSRAQFGVRGAVVPLALVIVMYVGFFASGSVLAGEAVGRLTHLGDTTGIVIFALVTAVTTAVGYRLIHTLGRTAGIVCALAFVYLGIRLLERADLTSLLADHSFHLPLFLLAVSLSASWQLAFGPYVADYSRYLPRDTSPRATFWWTLGGSALGSQWSMTFGVLVAATAGGAFLDNQVGYVVGLGGTGLIASFLYFVIALGKLTVNVLNTYGGFMSLVTGIGGFREQRTISPRVRTLYIAGIMVAGTAIALVGKDSFLTSFKDFLLFLLTAFTPWSAINLVDYYLIAKERYDLPALSDPHGRYGAWRIRALVVYGIGLLAQLPFLATSFYTGPLVAPLGGTDISWIVGLLVPAALYWLVARRDTGHVPDRMILSAGPGASTPAANRIPRVSER, encoded by the coding sequence ATGGCAGGCATGGTCGAACAACGCTCGATCGACGTGGTCCCCGACGCCGAACGGCACGGCAACGCGTTCAGTCAGTTCACGCTCTGGCTGGGCGCCAACCTGCAGATCACCGCGGTCGTGACCGGGGCGCTCGCCGTCGTCTTCGGCGGCGGGGTCCTCTGGTCGCTCGTCGGCCTGCTGCTCGGCAATCTGCTCGGCGGCGCGGTCATGGCCCTGCACTCCGCCCAGGGGCCCCGGCTCGGGCTCCCGCAGATGATCTCCAGCAGGGCCCAGTTCGGCGTCCGGGGCGCCGTCGTCCCGCTGGCTCTGGTCATCGTCATGTACGTCGGCTTCTTCGCCAGCGGCAGCGTGCTGGCCGGCGAGGCCGTCGGCCGGCTCACGCACCTCGGCGACACCACGGGCATCGTGATCTTCGCCCTGGTCACCGCGGTCACCACGGCCGTCGGCTACCGGCTCATCCACACCCTGGGCCGAACGGCCGGCATCGTGTGCGCGCTCGCCTTCGTCTACCTCGGGATCCGCCTGCTGGAGCGCGCCGACCTGACCTCCCTCCTGGCCGACCACTCCTTCCACCTGCCGCTGTTCCTCCTCGCCGTCTCCCTCTCGGCGTCCTGGCAGCTGGCCTTCGGCCCGTACGTCGCCGACTACTCGCGCTATCTGCCTCGTGACACCTCTCCCCGCGCCACCTTCTGGTGGACCCTCGGCGGCTCGGCCCTGGGGTCCCAGTGGTCAATGACCTTCGGCGTCCTCGTGGCGGCGACGGCCGGCGGCGCCTTCCTCGACAACCAGGTCGGCTACGTCGTCGGGCTGGGCGGTACCGGCCTGATCGCCTCGTTCCTGTACTTCGTCATCGCCCTCGGCAAGTTGACGGTCAACGTGCTCAACACCTACGGCGGCTTCATGTCACTGGTGACCGGCATCGGCGGCTTCCGCGAGCAGCGCACGATCTCCCCGCGTGTCCGCACCCTCTACATCGCCGGAATCATGGTCGCGGGAACCGCGATCGCCCTCGTGGGCAAGGACAGCTTCCTGACCTCCTTCAAGGACTTCCTGCTCTTCCTGCTCACGGCCTTCACCCCCTGGTCGGCGATCAACCTGGTGGACTACTACCTGATCGCCAAGGAGCGTTACGACCTGCCCGCGCTGAGCGACCCGCACGGCCGCTACGGCGCCTGGCGCATCCGCGCCCTCGTCGTCTACGGCATCGGCCTCCTGGCCCAACTGCCGTTCCTGGCCACCAGCTTCTACACCGGTCCGCTGGTCGCCCCGCTCGGCGGCACGGACATCTCCTGGATCGTGGGCCTGCTGGTCCCGGCCGCCCTCTACTGGCTCGTGGCCCGCCGGGACACCGGACACGTGCCGGACCGCATGATCCTCTCCGCCGGGCCGGGCGCCTCGACCCCGGCGGCCAATCGCATCCCTCGTGTGAGCGAACGCTGA
- a CDS encoding NAD(P)H-binding protein yields the protein MSHSDHRPTLVMGARGSIGAYVLSALRERGLPVRASARTLQPGQFPADVEVFTADLSDPAGLRTAFAGVRQVFLYAHHDGTDGVIAAARAAGVEKLVLLSSGSVIHPTSVGNTITEEHRAIENAFAAAADPTVVPVRPLVLAANALNWAWPIKAGNAVALYKPDALTAPIHERDIAAVAVAALTGDTSPQVSGLLTGPVRLSQRDQVAMIAAATGKDITVTELSRRQAADQFARFMPADQAEAVLRFLDDAGAGNSPATDTVARVTGRPATGFDIWAADHAADF from the coding sequence ATGTCTCACTCCGACCATAGGCCCACCCTCGTCATGGGCGCCCGCGGCAGCATCGGGGCGTACGTGCTCAGCGCTCTGCGTGAGCGGGGCCTGCCGGTACGCGCCTCGGCCCGCACGCTGCAGCCGGGGCAATTCCCGGCGGATGTCGAGGTGTTCACCGCAGACCTGAGCGACCCGGCCGGCCTGCGCACCGCGTTCGCCGGTGTGCGTCAGGTCTTCCTCTACGCCCATCACGACGGCACGGACGGTGTGATCGCCGCCGCACGGGCCGCCGGGGTGGAGAAGCTCGTGCTGCTGTCCTCGGGCAGCGTGATCCACCCGACGTCGGTGGGCAACACCATCACCGAGGAGCACCGCGCGATCGAGAACGCGTTCGCGGCGGCGGCCGATCCGACCGTGGTGCCGGTGCGGCCGCTCGTGCTGGCGGCCAACGCGCTCAACTGGGCCTGGCCGATCAAGGCCGGCAACGCCGTGGCGCTGTACAAGCCCGATGCCCTGACCGCTCCGATCCACGAGCGCGACATCGCCGCGGTCGCCGTCGCGGCGCTGACGGGAGACACCTCGCCGCAGGTGAGCGGCCTGCTGACCGGCCCGGTTCGGCTGAGCCAGCGCGACCAGGTCGCCATGATCGCGGCCGCCACCGGCAAGGACATCACCGTCACCGAGCTCTCCCGCCGGCAGGCCGCGGACCAGTTCGCGCGGTTCATGCCCGCCGATCAGGCCGAGGCGGTGCTGCGGTTCCTCGACGACGCCGGGGCCGGCAACTCGCCCGCCACCGACACCGTCGCCCGGGTCACCGGCCGCCCGGCGACCGGGTTCGACATCTGGGCGGCGGACCACGCCGCCGACTTCTGA
- a CDS encoding cytochrome P450 → MHVVEDSPLYSPEFFADGDPWAYLADLRAHHPVSVHRREDGYEFHALTRYADIYAAYVDHQRLSSSYGTMVDGSYLPQKDSASGRMLIVTDQPAHTGIRKPIKTSGFSRDMLAKVGRTVRRNLRDTLGELSVGDRLDFGSVVAPELPKGVLEVLFGIGAEDAAKLLEDTRTMIGYRDEVYAGTSPLDALVDAQLDVLEFIDELIGQRLDSGQADDMIGFLARCVADGTMPRDVAVLNGLNVAVGGNETTPHTASLTVHTIDGHRDQWRTVADGDTGCDVATQEFLRWTSTNSYVQRLAVEDFHVGGHVIPAGSFVTLWNMSANRDPEVFDRPDEFLIDRADNKQLAFGAGVHRCVGAPAATLEIQTFVEELAAWDKAFAVLEEPRKLRSNFMLGLTELQVEVVDAKEFHQ, encoded by the coding sequence ATGCACGTCGTTGAGGACAGCCCGCTGTACTCGCCGGAGTTCTTCGCCGACGGCGACCCGTGGGCGTACCTGGCCGACCTGCGCGCACACCACCCGGTGTCCGTGCACCGCCGGGAGGACGGCTACGAGTTCCACGCGCTGACCCGGTACGCCGACATCTACGCGGCCTACGTCGATCACCAGCGGCTCAGCTCGTCGTACGGGACGATGGTCGACGGCTCGTATCTGCCGCAGAAGGACTCGGCCTCGGGCCGCATGCTCATCGTCACGGACCAGCCCGCCCACACCGGCATCCGCAAGCCGATCAAGACGAGCGGCTTCAGCCGGGACATGCTCGCCAAGGTCGGCCGCACGGTGCGCCGCAACCTCCGCGACACGCTCGGCGAGCTGTCGGTCGGCGACCGGCTCGACTTCGGCAGCGTCGTCGCCCCGGAGCTGCCCAAGGGCGTCCTGGAGGTGCTGTTCGGCATCGGCGCCGAGGACGCCGCCAAGCTCCTGGAGGACACCCGCACCATGATCGGCTACCGGGACGAGGTGTACGCCGGCACCTCCCCGCTCGACGCGCTCGTGGACGCCCAGCTGGACGTCCTGGAGTTCATCGACGAGCTGATCGGGCAGCGGCTCGACTCCGGACAGGCCGACGACATGATCGGCTTCCTCGCCCGGTGCGTCGCCGACGGCACCATGCCCCGCGACGTGGCGGTGCTCAACGGGCTTAACGTCGCCGTCGGCGGCAACGAGACCACCCCGCACACCGCGAGCCTGACCGTCCACACCATCGACGGGCACCGCGACCAGTGGCGCACGGTGGCCGACGGCGACACCGGCTGCGACGTGGCCACCCAGGAGTTCCTGCGCTGGACCTCCACCAACAGCTACGTGCAGCGGCTCGCCGTGGAGGACTTCCACGTCGGCGGCCATGTCATCCCCGCGGGCAGCTTCGTCACCCTGTGGAACATGTCGGCCAACCGGGACCCCGAGGTCTTCGACCGCCCCGACGAGTTCCTGATCGACCGCGCCGACAACAAGCAGCTCGCCTTCGGAGCCGGGGTGCACCGCTGCGTCGGCGCCCCCGCGGCCACCCTGGAGATCCAGACGTTCGTAGAGGAACTGGCGGCCTGGGACAAGGCGTTCGCGGTGCTGGAGGAGCCGCGCAAGCTGCGCTCCAACTTCATGCTCGGACTGACCGAGCTCCAGGTGGAGGTGGTCGACGCCAAGGAGTTCCACCAGTGA